TCCCGGTCGCGCCAGAACTCCCCGCTCGGTGCCTCCGGGCGGAACCGTGCGAGCCAGACCGGCGTCTCGGCGCCTTTCTCGGGCGTCCGTGGGGCGCTGTCCTCGGTCATGTCCGTCTGGACGTAACCCGGACACACCGAGTTCGCGAGCAGCCCCTCGGCGGCGTACTCGCCGTTCAGATACCGTGTCAACCCGTTCAGTCCGGTCTTCGACACGCGATAGGCCGGCATTCCGCCGGACTGACGCTCGGTGATCGCGCCCAGCCCCGAGGAGACGTTGACGACGCGGCCGCCGGGCCGGTCGAGCAACAGTGGGAGGGCGTGTTTGGTCAGTACCGTCGGTCCCCGGAGGTTCGTCTCGAACGTCCGGTCGATGGCGTCGGTGGGCATCTCGGCCAGAGGCTCCCGTGTGTCCATCACGCCGGCGTTGTTGACGAGAACGTCGAGCCGTCCCGACTCCGCCTCGATCCGGTCGACCGCGGCAGCCATCTCGGCGTCGTCGGTCACGTCGAGTTCGACCGCGCGACGGTCGGCCGCCGTCACGTCCGCCGGGTCCCGCGCCCCGGCGTACACCGTCGCTCCGTGACTGACGAGGCCGTCGGCGATCGCCTTCCCGATCCCCCGTGTCGCGCCGGTCACCAGCGCGACCTGTCCGTCGAG
Above is a window of Haloarcula halophila DNA encoding:
- a CDS encoding SDR family NAD(P)-dependent oxidoreductase, producing the protein MDVPLYDDLDGQVALVTGATRGIGKAIADGLVSHGATVYAGARDPADVTAADRRAVELDVTDDAEMAAAVDRIEAESGRLDVLVNNAGVMDTREPLAEMPTDAIDRTFETNLRGPTVLTKHALPLLLDRPGGRVVNVSSGLGAITERQSGGMPAYRVSKTGLNGLTRYLNGEYAAEGLLANSVCPGYVQTDMTEDSAPRTPEKGAETPVWLARFRPEAPSGEFWRDRERKSW